CTCAAGGCCGATGACCCCACCGCCGACGACGATCATCTTGCCCGGCACCTTGTCGAGCGCGATGCCCCCGGTGGAGGAGACGATGATCTTCTCGTCGATATCAACGGCAACACCTGGAATGCCGGCGACATCGGAACCGGTCGCGATGACGATATTCTTCGTCTCGAGAACCTGGACTTCGCCTGCGTCATTGGTGACTTCGACCTTGCCGGCGGTAAGAATCTTGCCTGTGCCCTGGATGCCGTCGATCTTGTTCTTCTTGAACAGGAAGGCGACTCCCTCGACGTTCGACTTCACGGTCGCGTCCTTGTGCGCCATCATCTTCGGCAGGTTCAACGTCGGCGCGCCGACGTCCACACCGAGATCACCCATGCCATGACCAGCATGGTGAAAGACTTCCGAGGCGTGCAGCAAGGCCTTGGAGGGGATGCAGCCAATGTTGAGGCAGGTGCCGCCATAGGTCTGGCGCTTCTCGACGACGGCAACTTTCAGGCCGAGCTGGGCCGCCTTGATGGCGCAGACATAGCCGCCGGGGCCGGAGCCGATAACGATGACATCATAAGACATGGGAAGCTTCCTTCGTTTTCGACGGTTACCGGCCGCCGCTGACATTCAAGATGGCACCCGTCACATAGGATGCCTGAGGCGAGAGGAGATAGAGAACGCTGTCGGCCACTTCGTCCGCCGTTCCCGGCCTTTGCATCGGAACGATCGGAGCGAGGTCACGCGCCCGGTTCGGCAGACCGCCGGAGGCGTGAATTTCGGTGTCGATGATACCAGGTCGGACCGCATTCACACGGATACCTTCGGTCGCGACCTCGCGTGCGAGGCCGAGCGTGAACGTATCGACGGCACCCTTGGCAGCAGCGTAATCCACATATTGGCCGGGTGCACCAAGCACGGCCGCGATCGACGAAAGGTTGACGATCACGCCACCCTGGCCGTCATTCCTGGTCGACATGCGTTTCACCGCTTCCGTGGCGCAGCGGATCTTACCGATGACATTGACGGCAAACATCCGGTCGAGCCGCGCGCGATCGAAGTCCTCGACCCGAGCCGTCACATCGACGATGCCGGCATTGTTGACGAGACCGTACAATGACCCAAGCCGGTCGACAGCGGAGAAGATCGAGGCTACGCCCTCTTCCGTGCCCGTATCGCCCTGCACGATCTCGGCATGGGCACCAAGCTTGCCGCAAGTGGCAGCAACAGCTTCCGCAGCGTCCCTATCGGAGCGGTAATTGATCAGCAGGTCATAGCCCTGAGCGGCAGCCTTGCCGCACACGGCCGCACCGATGCCACGACTGCCACCCGTCACCAGCAAAAGCCTACGAGAATTCATGGCGTGCACTCCTTGAATTCGAAGACATCCCAGGGACCGGCCTCCAGCCCTTTGCCCGCTGAAGAGGCAAGCACGGATGGACCGAAACCAGGCAGCAGAAGGGTGTCCGGCGCATCCGCACCTTCCGGCGGCAGAAGATCGGCATGGCCCGTCGCCTCGTCGACCCCATAGATGATGCCCTTCCAGACCGTACAGGCTGCGATGTCTGCGCCCGTCACATCACCCTCCGGGCAGGCGTTCATGAGCATGCCGACAGGCCGTTCTATCTCCGGATCATATATGACATGGCCATCGAGCTGCAGCGTGCCGATCATCGTGGAGAAGCCATGTGTCACCGGCGTATTCTCGCCACTCGCAGCCGTGAAGACCAGTTCGAGCCCCGTATCGGCCTCGCGATAGACTGCCTTCTCGATCCGGCAATCAGCCGCCACCGCCGCCTGAGAGATCGCGAGCGCGGCAAGAAGAACCGATATTCCGGTTGACGCGCCCATGCCTCACCTCAAAACGCCAGCGAGAGGAACATCAGGCCGAGCCCGGCCACGGACCCGAGCCAGACGAGCGAACGGATATAGGGAATGCCTGCGAGATAGAGCGGGTAGTAGACGATGCGTCCGACAAACCAGACGATCGCGCCAGTCAGACCAAGACCCGAGGTCTCGCCCGTGGAAAGAAGCCCTGCCGCCAGCGCAATGAAGGCGGGGTAGGTTTCACGGAAATTGGAAGATGCACGCGCCGCGCGGCCGGCGAGCTTGCTCTCCGGCTGCTTGTTGCCGTCACGCGGACCGGCATTCCACTCCGTACCCAACTCCTTGGTTGCGAACATACCCTGAAGCAGGACATGCGCGACCAGCAGGACCACGCTCCAGGCAAGGAGCAGGACAAGCGGAGAAGCGGAAGCGGATACCGGCTCCATCGTGAGTTTTCCTTAGAGATCGAGAACCAGACGTTCCGGATCCTCAAGGCTTTCCTTGACGCGGACGAGGAAGGTGACTGCTTCCTTGCCGTCGACGATGCGGTGATCGTAGGAGAGCGCAAGATACATCATCGGACGGATGACGATCTGGCCGCCGACGACGACCGGGCGCTCCTGGATCTTGTGCATGCCGAGGATACCCGACTGCGGTGCATTCAGGATCGGCGAGGACATCAGCGAACCATAGACGCCACCGTTCGAGATGGTGAAGGTACCGCCCTGCATGTCGGCCATGGAGAGCTGGCCATCACGCGCCGCCTTGCCGAGACGGCCGATATCCTTCTCGATTTCGGCGATCGACATCTGGTCGGCATCGCGCACGACCGGAACGACGAGACCCTTCTCCGTGCCGACGGCAACGCCGACATGGCAGTAGTTCTTGTAGATGATGTCAGTGCCGTCGATCTCGGCGTTGACGGCAGGGAGCTCCTTCAAGGCATGGGTCACGGCCTTGGTGAAGAAGCCCATGAAGCCGAGCTTCACGCCATGCTTCTTCTCGAAGATGTCCTTGTAACGGTTGCGCAGGTCCATGACCGCCTTCATGTCCACCTCGTTATAGGTGGTGAGCATGGCGGCCGTGTTCTGGGCATCCTTGAGGCGCTTGGCGATCGTCTGGCGCAGACGCGTCATCTTCACGCGCTCTTCGCGGGAAGCATCATCGGCCGAAGAGGCCGGACGAGGAGCAGCCGGGGCTGCAGGAGCGGCGGGGGCTGCCGTGCCCTTGGCGATGGCTGCGAGAACATCGCCCTTCAGCACCTGGCCACGCTTGCCAGAGCCATCGACATCAGACGTCGAGATGTTGTTGTCGGCGGCGAGCTTGGCAGCGGCCGGTGCAGCCGGCATGGCCGAGGGAGCAGCCGCAGGGGCCGCAGCGGGTGCGGGCGCCGCAGCAGGGGCTGCCGGGGCTGCGGCCGGAGCCGGAGCGGAAGCACCAACCGAACCGGCAGCGCCTTCGGCGATCTGGCCGAGCAGCGCGCCGAGGCCAACGGTTTCGCCGTTCTGGGCGACAATTTCAGTCAGCACGCCCGAGACCGGCGAGGGGACTTCGACGGTCACCTTGTCGGTTTCGAGTTCGACGAGGGGTTCGTCAGCCTTGACGGTGTCACCGACCTTCTTGAACCAGGTGCCAATTGTGGCTTCGCTGACGGATTCGCCAAGGGTGGGTACGCGGATTTCAGTGGCCATGATCTCAATTCCGTTGGTCAGAGAAGGTTTCGGTCTGCGAGGAGAAGACTGGGCGGATCAACCGCCCAGTGCGTCCTCGAGGAAGGCTTCGAGCTGGGCGAGGTGCTTCGACATCAGGCCGGTTGCCGGCGAGGCGGCAGCCGGGCGGCCGGTGTAGCGCACCCGCTGGTACTTGGCGTCGATATGGGCAAGCACCCATTCCAGATACGGATCGATAAACGACCACGCACCCATGTTCTTCGGCTCTTCCTGGCACCATACCATCTCCGCATTACGGAAACGGGACAACTCATTGATGAGCGCCTTTGCCGGGAACGGATAGAGCTGTTCGATGCGCAGCAGATAGACGTCGTCGATGCCGCGCTTTTCGCGCTCTTCCAGGAGGTCGTAATAGACCTTGCCCGAACACATCACGACGCGGCGGATCTTGGCATCCTTCTGCAGCTTGATCGGACCGTCCTTGATCACCTCCGCGTCATCCCACAGCAGGCGGTGGAACGAGCTTTCGCCTGCCATTTCGGCAAGGCTCGAGGTCGCCCGCTTGTGACGCAGCAGGGACTTCGGCGTCATCATGATTAGCGGCTTGCGGAAGTCGCGCTTCATCTGCCGGCGCAGAATGTGGAAGTAGTTGGACGGCGTCGTGCAATAGGCGACCTGCATGTTGTCTTCGGCGCACATCTGCAACCACCGCTCGAGGCGGGCCGACGAATGCTCAGGACCCTGTCCCTCGTAACCATGCGGCAGGAGGCAGACGAGACCGGACATGCGCAGCCACTTGCGTTCGCCCGACGAGATGAACTGGTCGAACACGACCTGGGCACCGTTTGCGAAGTCACCGAACTGGGCTTCCCAGAGCGTCAACGCATTGGGACGGGCCAGCGAATAGCCGTATTCGAAACCGAGTACGGCCTCCTCCGAGAGCATCGAATTGATGACCTCGTAGCGTGCCTGGTTCGGGGCCAGATGCGCGAGCGGGATGTAGCGTTCTTCGGTTTCCTGATCATAGAGAACCGAATGGCGCTGACTGAACGTACCGCGTTCGCAATCCTGACCGGACAGGCGGATCTTGTGGCCGTCGAGGCAGAGCGAACCGAAGGCGAGTGCTTCGCCCATGGCCCAGTCGATGCCTTCGCCGCTCTCGATCATCTGCGCCCGGTTGTCCATGAAGCGCTGGATCGTCCGGTGCGCCTTGAAGCCTTCGGGGATGGTCGACAGCTTGCGACCGATCTCCTTCAATTGCTTCATCGGCACGGCCGTCTTGCCGCGACGCTGCTCGTCGGCATTGTCGGCGGTCCTCAGACCCGACCAGACGCCGTCCAGCCAGTCGGCCTTGTTCGGCTTGTAGCTTTGACCGGCTTCGAACTCCTGTTCGAGATGCGCACGCCAGTCGGCCTTCATCTTTTCGAATTCGCCTTCCGAGATCAGGCCTTCCGCAATCAGCCGCTCGCCATAGATGTTGACGACCGTCTTGTGGGCACGGATTTCCTTGTACATCTTCGGCTGGGTGAAGCTCGGCTCGTCGCCTTCGTTGTGACCGAAGCGGCGGTAGCAGAACATATCCACCACGACCGGCTTGTGGAACTTCATCCGGTATTCGGTCGCGACCTTCGCCGCATAAACGACGGCTTCCGGATCGTCGCCATTGACGTGGAAGATCGGCGCTTCGATCATTTTCGCAACGTCGGACGGATAAGGCGACGAACGCGAGAAGGCCGGATTGGTGGTAAAGCCGATCTGGTTGTTGATGATGACATGCATCGTGCCGGCGACGCGGTGACCGCGCAGACCGGACAGACCCAGGATTTCGGCCACGACGCCCTGGCCGGCAAAAGCAGCATCACCATGGAGCAGCAACGGCAGCACCTTGGCGCGCTCCTTGAGCGGAATGATGTCACCTTCCCAGGTCTTGGCGATCTGGTCCTGCTTCGCACGGGCCTTGCCCATGACGACGGGGTTGACGATTTCGAGATGCGACGGGTTGGCGGTCAGCGACAGGTGAACCTTGTTGCCGTCGAACTCGCGGTCCGAGGAAGCGCCGAGGTGGTACTTCACGTCACCGGAGCCTTCGACTTCGTCGGGCTTGAACGAACCGCCCTTGAATTCGTGGAATACGGCACGGTGCGGCTTTGCCATCACATTGGTCAGGACGTTCAGACGGCCACGATGGGCCATGCCGAGAACAACCTGCTCAAGGCCTTCCTGGCCACCCCGCTTGATGATCTGCTCCAGCGCCGGGATGAGAGATTCACCACCGTCGAGGCCGAAGCGCTTGGTGCCCTTGTACTTGACGTCGATGAACTGTTCGAAGCCCTCGGCCTCGATCAGCTTCTGCAGAATGGCCTTCTTGCCGTTCGGCGTGAACTCGACGCCCTTGCCGGGTCCCTCGATGCGCTCCTGAATCCAGGCCTTTTCTTCCGGATTGGAGATATGCATGAATTCGACGCCGAGCGTCGAGCAATAGGTTCGCTGCAGGATGTCGAGCATCTGCGGGATCGTCGCGTATTCGAGACCCAGCACGTTGTCGATGAAGATCTTGCGGCCGTAATCGGCTTCGGTGAAGCCGTAGGCAACGGGCGACAACTCGTTGTAGTCGTCGACAGGTGCTGCAATCCCGAGCGGATCGAGATTGGCGTGCAGGTGACCGCGCATGCGGTATGCACGGATCATCATGATGGCGCGAACCGAATCGCGCGTCGCCTGCAGGACTTCGGCTTCTGACACGGCCTTGCCCGCCGAAGCAGCGGTCGCTTCGACCTTGGCCTGAACCTTCTTTTCGATGACTTTCTCGACCACGCCCCAATTGCCGTCGAGCGCGTTGACGAGATCGCCGCCTTCAGCAATCGGCCAGTTCTTGCGCTGCCACGAGGCGCCCTTGGCGGCCTTCTGCACGTCGGTCGGATTGTCGGCGAGCGCCTTGAAGAAGGCCCGCCATTCGTCGGATACCGATGCGGGATCTTCCTCATACCGTGCGTAAAGCTGTTCGATATAGGCCGCGTTCTGCCCGTCGAGGAACGACGTGATCAGAAACTGCTCGTTGGCTTCTTGCCTACCCATGGTGCTTCGCGAACCTCTCGGCTCGCCTCCCGACTAGAATTGATGGCCGGATGCCCGGCCTGCCGCTCGTGATCGCAGATGCGAATCGTCCATCATATGCGAAATCCAGGCGAAGGATTGGCGGACCAACCTTCGCCTGGCCTGATTGTACGTCTCAGCCCTTGAGGACTTCGACCAGCGTCTTGCCGAGGCGTGCCGGCGAAGGCGAAACCTTGATGCCGGCCGCTTCCATGGCTTCGATCTTGGATTCCGCATCGCCCTTGCCGCCGGAAACGACAGCGCCGGCATGGCCCATGGTGCGGCCCTTCGGAGCCGTACGGCCGGCGATGAAGCCTGCCATCGGCTTCTTGCGGCCCTTCTTGGCTTCGTCGATGAGGAACTGCGCCGCATCTTCTTCAGCCGAGCCGCCGATTTCGCCGATCATGATGATCGAAGTCGTGGCCGGATCAGCCAGGAACATCTCAAGCACGTCGATGAACTCGGTGCCCTTGACCGGGTCGCCGCCGATACCGACAGCCGTTGTCTGGCCGAGGCCTTCGTTCGACGTCTGGAACACGGCTTCATAGGTCAGCGTGCCGGAGCGGGAAACAATACCGACAGAGCCCTTGCGGAAGATCGAACCCGGCATGATGCCGATCTTGCACTCTTCCGGCGTCATGATGCCCGGGCAGTTCGGCCCGAGCAGGCGCGACTTGGACTTGTCGAGACGAGCCTTGACCCGCACCATGTCCATGACCGGGATACCCTCGGTGATGCAGGTGATGAACGGGATCTCGGCATCGATGGCCTCTATGATGGCGTCGGCTGCACCTGCCGGCGGAACGTAGATCACGGATGCGTCGGCACCGGTGCGCTCCTTGGCTTCGGCGACCGAGGCGAAGATCGGCAGGCTTTCGCCCTTCGAGCCGGTCCAGGTTTCGCCACCCTTCTTCGGATGGATACCGCCGACCATCTGCGTGCCATAATAGGCAAGCGCCTGTTCGGTGTGGAAGGTACCGGTCTTGCCGGTCAGGCCCTGAACGAGGACCTTGGTGTTCTTGTTTACAAGAATAGACATCAGATAGGTCCCTCAGATTAGCCGTTGATCGCCGCGACGATCTTCTTGGCAGCGTCGTCCAGATCGTCGGCCGCGGTGATCGCAAGGCCGGATTCGTTCAGGATCTTCTTGCCAAGTTCGACATTGGTGCCTTCGAGGCGCACGACGAGCGGAACCTTGAGGCCCACTTCCTGCACGGCGGCGACAACGCCTTCCGCGATGACGTCGCACTTCATGATGCCGCCGAAGATGTTGACGAGGATGCCCTCGACCTTCGGGTCGGCCGTGATGATCTTGAAGGCTGCAGCGACCTTCTCCTTGCCGGCGCCACCGCCGACGTCACAGAAGTTTGCCGGCTCCTTGCCGTAAAGCTTGATGATGTCCATCGTCGCCATGGCGAGACCGGCACCATTGACCATGCAGCCGATATTGCCGTCGAGCGCCACGTAAGCGAGGTCCCACTTGGAGGCTTCGATTTCCTTGGCATCTTCTTCGGTCTCGTCACGCAACGCCCGGACGTCGTCATGGCGGAACAGCGCATTGCCATCGAAGGACATCTTGGCGTCGAGAACGCGCAGATGGTCATTCTTCATGACGATCAGCGGGTTGACCTCGAGCAGCGCCATGTCCTTTTCGACGAAGGCCTTGTAGAGGATCGGGAAGAGCGACTTTGCGTCTTCGGCGGCAGCCCCCGAAAGCTCGAGAGCCTTGGTGATGGCAGCCACATCCGCAGCAGTCACACCGGCTTCCGGATCGATGGCGATCGTGTGGATCTTCTCAGGCGTGTCATGGGCAACGGCTTCGATGTCCATGCCGCCTTCCGTCGAAACGACAAAGGCAACCTGGCCGACCGAGCGGTCGACGAGCAGCGAGCAGTAGAGTTCGCGAGCGATGTCGGCGCCGTCTTCGATGTAGAGGCGGTTGACCTGCTTGCCGGCGTCGCCGGTCTGGGCCGTCACCAGCGTGTTGCCGAACATTTCCTTGGCGTGAGCCTTGGCTTCGTCGATCGAGAAGGCGAGGCGTACGCCGCCCTTGGCATCGGGGCCAAGTTCCTTGAACTTGCCCTTGCCGCGACCGCCGGCATGGATCTGGCTCTTGACGACGTAGAGCGGGCCCGGAAGCTGCTTGGCGGCGGCTTCGGCTTCTTCTGCGGAGAAGATCGCCACACCTTCGGCGACCGGCGCACCAAAGCCCTTCAGAAGAGCCTTGGCCTGGTATTCATGAATGTTCATTGTCGTGTCCCTGTTTTGGGCGAAATGGCAATTACTTGAGTGCCGGGGCGATATTGATGCACGCTTCGCAGAGGCTGGCGACAGCGCCGACCGATTTCTGGAAGGCTTCTTCTTCAGCCTTGTTCAGGTCGATCTCGATGATGCGCTCGACACCGCCTTCGCCGATGATGACAGGCACGCCGACATACATGTCCTTCACGCCGTACTGGCCGGTGAGATAGGCGGCGCAAGGCAGGACGCGCTTCTTGTCCTTGAGGTAGGACTCAGCCATTTCGATCGCCGAGGCGGCCGGAGCGTAATAGGCCGAGCCGGTCTTCAGGAGACCGACGATTTCGGCGCCGCCATCGCGGGTGCGCTGGATGATTTCTTCCAGGCGCTCCTTGGTGACCCAGCCCATCTTGACGAGGTCGGTGAGCGGAATGCCGCCAACGGTCGAGTAGCGGGCGAGCGGCACCATGGTATCGCCATGACCGCCGAGAACGAAGGCGGTGACGTCCTGGACGGAGACGTTGAACTCTTCCGAGAGGAAGTGACGGAAGCGGCCCGAGTCGAGCACGCCAGCCATGCCGACGACCTTGTTGGCCGGCAGGCCGGAGAACTTCTGCAGCGCCCAGACCATCGCGTCGAGCGGGTTGGTGATGCAGATGACGAAGGCGTTCGGAGCATATTTCTTGATGCCGGCGCCGACCTGTTCCATGACCTTGAGGTTGATACCCAGCAGGTCGTCGCGGCTCATGCCGGGCTTGCGGGCAACACCGGCAGTGACGATGCAGACGTCAGCGCCTTCAATGGCGGCGTAATCGCTGGCACCAGACAGCTTGGCATTGAAGCCTTCGACCGGGCCGGACTGGGCAATGTCGAGCCCCTTGCCCTGCGGGATGCCGTCGGCAATGTCGAACAGGACGATATCGCCCAGCTCCTTCAGACTGGCGAGATGCGCCAGCGTTCCACCAATCATTCCAGAACCGATAAGAGCGATCTTCTTGCGCGCCATTGTAGACTTCCTTTTGGATCCGCGACCAAGGCCGAGGGCGAGTGTTAGCCTGCCCTTGTGGACAAACCGCATAGCTGCAAAGGGTCTAAACCGCAAACGATAATTTTTGGTATATCAATTTCAATCGGTTAGAAGATAAAACTCTTACGTAAACGTCAATTAATTCGTCACGGCTTCGTCATGTTCGCTGCGTTTTGACTGGTGCAGCGCGAGATAATCCGTGCTTCGCATTTCGAAAAGACGCGATATGGTACGGTCGAACTCGAAGCCTTCTGTTCCCTTCTTCTCCGTCAGCAGCGCCTCCGGCATGGCGACGGCAGACGCAAACAACCGCACGCTGGCATCGTAGAGGGTGTCGATCAGGATGATGAAGCGTTTCGTCTCGTTGCGCTTGTCCGGCCCGAGATGCGGAATGTTCTCGACGAAGACCACATCGAAGCGTTTGGCAATGGCGAGATAATCCGACGCACCCAATGGCTTCTCGCAAAGATCGCCGAAGCTGAAGCGAGCAGATCGGCCGACCGCATGCGGAACTTCGACGCTGCGGCCCTTCATTGATATCGAGACGGGCATTTCAGCCTCGCCCCCGGTCACACGTGTCCAGGCAATGTCCATCATCTTCGGCGCATCGTCGAGTGGCGCCACATAGACAGGCAGGCTTTCCATCTTCTCCATGCGGTAATCCGTCGGAGAGTCGAGCGTCGATACGCTCACATTCTTCTTGAGCAGCTCGACGAAGGGCAGGAAGAGGCCGCGATTGAGCCCGTCACGATAAAGATCATCGGGCGCGACGTTCGAGGTCGCGACCAGAGTACATCCGCGGGCGAACAATTCGGTGAAGAGCCGCGCGAGGATCATCGCGTCGGCAATATCGGTGACTGTAAATTCGTCGAAACACAGAAGCTGCGCCTCTTCACGCAAGGCGGCAGCCACCGGAGGCACAGGGTCCGCCTGCTTCGTCTCGCCCGCCTTAAGCTTTTGTCGGTGCGCATGAATACGGGCATGCACATCGGCCATGAACTCGTGAAAGTGGGCGCGGCGCTTCTTCTCGATCGGGGCGAGCTTGAAGAACAGATCCATCAGCATGGTCTTGCCGCGACCGACACTGCCATGAACATAGAGCCCCTTGATCGGGATCTCCTGCTTTCGCCGCTGGGCGAACATCCAGCCCAGCGCGCTTTTTTTGGCCGCCGGCTTGCTCGCCTTGAACTCCGTCAGAATACGGTCGAGCTTTTCAGCAACATCGAACTGGTAGCGGTCGGGTTGAAGTGTCCCCGCCTCCGTCATCGCGCGCAACTGCTCGGCGACGCTCAGGCCGTAGTCAGGAACTGGCTGCATGGAATGATGTCCCGCCGGGTGGGTGGCCCGGCAAAGGCCACCGCAGGGATAAGGGAAGGATCAGCGGCTCAGGCTGACCGGCTGACCGGAAGCGGTGCTGCCGTCGAAGCGGGCATCGGCCGTCTTGTAGACGCTGCCAATGGTATTGCCGTTGCGATCCTTGAGCACGACCTGCTTGCCCGACACTTCCCAGGACCCCATCGCCGTCAATTCGCCCGCACAACCACGGGTGCCGCCGCGCGAGCCACTGCCGAGGTTGGTAAGGGTCAGGAACATATCGCAGCTGGATCCGGCGCTCTGGACGCGCCAGTTTCCGACCATCGATTCCTTGGTGACGTCGAGCGCGGTCGCAGGCGCACCGGCAGCGGGATTGAGGGCGGCCGTGTTCGTTGCAGGCGCCGCCGGAAACTGGGATCCCGCACCTGGAGGCGGCAACTGGCCCGACTGGACCGAAGGCACAGGCTGCGCCTGTAGCGGGGGAAGCGCACTGTTGGCGGCATTCATGCTGCTGTAGGAGGTCCGCTGGCAACCCGCGAGCGCCAGAAGGATGGCAGTTCCGGTAACTGCATGGCTGAATTTCATCATTATACTCCCGCTCTCGCGACCTGTGCCGCAACCTGCCGTACAACTGCACTACAATTATGGTACGCTGACATGGTTAATCAAGTTCCATATCGCCCCGGATCCATAGCCGGCACTATACGGATAAATTAAGGCCGCCCGAAACGGTTCCCGGGCGGCCTCTCGAAGTTTTGACAATTTCGCTCAGGCGCGGCGCTCGACCATCATCTTCTTGATTTCAGCGATGGCCTTGGCCGGATTGAGGCCCTTCGGGCAGGCTTGCGCGCAGTTCATGATCGTATGGCAGCGATAGAGACGGAACGGATCCTCGAGATTGTCGAGGCGCTCGCCGGTGGCTTCGTCTCTGGAATCGATCAGCCAGCGATAGGCCTGCAGCAGGACGGCCGGACCGAGGTAACGGTCGCCGTTCCACCAGTAGCTGGGACAGGAGGTCGAGCAGCAGGCGCACAGGATGCACTCGTAGAGACCGTCGAGCTTCTGGCGGTCCTCATGGCTCTGTTTCCACTCCTTGGCAGGCGCCGGGGAAACGGTCTTCAGCCAGGGCTCGATCGAACGGTGCTGGGCGTAGAAGTTCGTCAGATCCGGCACCAGATCCTTGACGACCGGCAGATGCGGCAGCG
This DNA window, taken from Peteryoungia algae, encodes the following:
- a CDS encoding SDR family oxidoreductase, whose protein sequence is MNSRRLLLVTGGSRGIGAAVCGKAAAQGYDLLINYRSDRDAAEAVAATCGKLGAHAEIVQGDTGTEEGVASIFSAVDRLGSLYGLVNNAGIVDVTARVEDFDRARLDRMFAVNVIGKIRCATEAVKRMSTRNDGQGGVIVNLSSIAAVLGAPGQYVDYAAAKGAVDTFTLGLAREVATEGIRVNAVRPGIIDTEIHASGGLPNRARDLAPIVPMQRPGTADEVADSVLYLLSPQASYVTGAILNVSGGR
- the sucC gene encoding ADP-forming succinate--CoA ligase subunit beta; the encoded protein is MNIHEYQAKALLKGFGAPVAEGVAIFSAEEAEAAAKQLPGPLYVVKSQIHAGGRGKGKFKELGPDAKGGVRLAFSIDEAKAHAKEMFGNTLVTAQTGDAGKQVNRLYIEDGADIARELYCSLLVDRSVGQVAFVVSTEGGMDIEAVAHDTPEKIHTIAIDPEAGVTAADVAAITKALELSGAAAEDAKSLFPILYKAFVEKDMALLEVNPLIVMKNDHLRVLDAKMSFDGNALFRHDDVRALRDETEEDAKEIEASKWDLAYVALDGNIGCMVNGAGLAMATMDIIKLYGKEPANFCDVGGGAGKEKVAAAFKIITADPKVEGILVNIFGGIMKCDVIAEGVVAAVQEVGLKVPLVVRLEGTNVELGKKILNESGLAITAADDLDDAAKKIVAAING
- the odhB gene encoding 2-oxoglutarate dehydrogenase complex dihydrolipoyllysine-residue succinyltransferase, producing the protein MATEIRVPTLGESVSEATIGTWFKKVGDTVKADEPLVELETDKVTVEVPSPVSGVLTEIVAQNGETVGLGALLGQIAEGAAGSVGASAPAPAAAPAAPAAAPAPAAAPAAAPSAMPAAPAAAKLAADNNISTSDVDGSGKRGQVLKGDVLAAIAKGTAAPAAPAAPAAPRPASSADDASREERVKMTRLRQTIAKRLKDAQNTAAMLTTYNEVDMKAVMDLRNRYKDIFEKKHGVKLGFMGFFTKAVTHALKELPAVNAEIDGTDIIYKNYCHVGVAVGTEKGLVVPVVRDADQMSIAEIEKDIGRLGKAARDGQLSMADMQGGTFTISNGGVYGSLMSSPILNAPQSGILGMHKIQERPVVVGGQIVIRPMMYLALSYDHRIVDGKEAVTFLVRVKESLEDPERLVLDL
- a CDS encoding 2-oxoglutarate dehydrogenase E1 component, producing the protein MGRQEANEQFLITSFLDGQNAAYIEQLYARYEEDPASVSDEWRAFFKALADNPTDVQKAAKGASWQRKNWPIAEGGDLVNALDGNWGVVEKVIEKKVQAKVEATAASAGKAVSEAEVLQATRDSVRAIMMIRAYRMRGHLHANLDPLGIAAPVDDYNELSPVAYGFTEADYGRKIFIDNVLGLEYATIPQMLDILQRTYCSTLGVEFMHISNPEEKAWIQERIEGPGKGVEFTPNGKKAILQKLIEAEGFEQFIDVKYKGTKRFGLDGGESLIPALEQIIKRGGQEGLEQVVLGMAHRGRLNVLTNVMAKPHRAVFHEFKGGSFKPDEVEGSGDVKYHLGASSDREFDGNKVHLSLTANPSHLEIVNPVVMGKARAKQDQIAKTWEGDIIPLKERAKVLPLLLHGDAAFAGQGVVAEILGLSGLRGHRVAGTMHVIINNQIGFTTNPAFSRSSPYPSDVAKMIEAPIFHVNGDDPEAVVYAAKVATEYRMKFHKPVVVDMFCYRRFGHNEGDEPSFTQPKMYKEIRAHKTVVNIYGERLIAEGLISEGEFEKMKADWRAHLEQEFEAGQSYKPNKADWLDGVWSGLRTADNADEQRRGKTAVPMKQLKEIGRKLSTIPEGFKAHRTIQRFMDNRAQMIESGEGIDWAMGEALAFGSLCLDGHKIRLSGQDCERGTFSQRHSVLYDQETEERYIPLAHLAPNQARYEVINSMLSEEAVLGFEYGYSLARPNALTLWEAQFGDFANGAQVVFDQFISSGERKWLRMSGLVCLLPHGYEGQGPEHSSARLERWLQMCAEDNMQVAYCTTPSNYFHILRRQMKRDFRKPLIMMTPKSLLRHKRATSSLAEMAGESSFHRLLWDDAEVIKDGPIKLQKDAKIRRVVMCSGKVYYDLLEEREKRGIDDVYLLRIEQLYPFPAKALINELSRFRNAEMVWCQEEPKNMGAWSFIDPYLEWVLAHIDAKYQRVRYTGRPAAASPATGLMSKHLAQLEAFLEDALGG
- a CDS encoding MAPEG family protein, which gives rise to MEPVSASASPLVLLLAWSVVLLVAHVLLQGMFATKELGTEWNAGPRDGNKQPESKLAGRAARASSNFRETYPAFIALAAGLLSTGETSGLGLTGAIVWFVGRIVYYPLYLAGIPYIRSLVWLGSVAGLGLMFLSLAF
- the sucD gene encoding succinate--CoA ligase subunit alpha, encoding MSILVNKNTKVLVQGLTGKTGTFHTEQALAYYGTQMVGGIHPKKGGETWTGSKGESLPIFASVAEAKERTGADASVIYVPPAGAADAIIEAIDAEIPFITCITEGIPVMDMVRVKARLDKSKSRLLGPNCPGIMTPEECKIGIMPGSIFRKGSVGIVSRSGTLTYEAVFQTSNEGLGQTTAVGIGGDPVKGTEFIDVLEMFLADPATTSIIMIGEIGGSAEEDAAQFLIDEAKKGRKKPMAGFIAGRTAPKGRTMGHAGAVVSGGKGDAESKIEAMEAAGIKVSPSPARLGKTLVEVLKG
- the mdh gene encoding malate dehydrogenase, which translates into the protein MARKKIALIGSGMIGGTLAHLASLKELGDIVLFDIADGIPQGKGLDIAQSGPVEGFNAKLSGASDYAAIEGADVCIVTAGVARKPGMSRDDLLGINLKVMEQVGAGIKKYAPNAFVICITNPLDAMVWALQKFSGLPANKVVGMAGVLDSGRFRHFLSEEFNVSVQDVTAFVLGGHGDTMVPLARYSTVGGIPLTDLVKMGWVTKERLEEIIQRTRDGGAEIVGLLKTGSAYYAPAASAIEMAESYLKDKKRVLPCAAYLTGQYGVKDMYVGVPVIIGEGGVERIIEIDLNKAEEEAFQKSVGAVASLCEACINIAPALK